The Setaria viridis chromosome 9, Setaria_viridis_v4.0, whole genome shotgun sequence sequence tggctgcggctgcagctgctgctagaAAGGAAGAGCAGCTCACCGGCTGTTGGTGTTGCTTGCTTGCAGCCACAGCCGCAGCCATGCCGGCTGTTCCGAGCAGGCCGTAAAAGTAGCACCAGATAGTTGGTCACGAAAATATTTTCATTCCACAGTTTCTTACCAACAATCATGTAAGAAACTATTAGTAAAAAGGTCCCTAGCAGACTTCAGTATGTCCAAAATGATATACATTCAGTCCCTTCTTTACAGAGGGAGTATGCTACTTGAGGCCttgagggggaaaaaaaagaatgaacagTTAAAGTGGCATTGAATATCTTTTCTTGGACAACCTTTTGATTCACTTTTGATTCTTATCCACCCACTGTAATGATCTTGAAGGGATTATATATGTGAGAAAAACTTCTGGCACAATAAACATTCTTTTATGAAACCAATGCTGAAGTTGCAGATATAATCAAGAAAGCAGAAGTAGTCATAGAGAAATGTTGTGTCTGATTCAATtatgttttaaaatattgaatGTGTTGGTGTAAATGTTTTCTTTACATGTTTTGCTTATGTTGCAGGCCATGGCAGCACTTGCTTCATCCAAAGAGGCTGATTGGAATGCAATGAGGCTGAGGTTAGCTAACATATCCACAACTGTTATTAGTCTCCTTGCAAATTTCTGATACCTTCCCCTTTGTAGCTTCTATTATGCTTGCACTTTTTTTCAGAGTTAGTTACTGTTTGTACTACAGTACAGAATGATAATAAAGCTTGCAGAATCTCTATTGAGTTAAATGACCAAAAACTGGCATGGAAATTGAAATTGAAAACTAAGTCTAATGGAATACTATGCTAATTTGTCTTCATTAGGAAGCCACCGTTGAAGCCCAGGAAAAGAACAACTCAATGATGTAGTCTTAAATTTTCACTAGGCACTAGGTTTTTTTAGTATGCTATTTGAGTATTTGACACTTCAATTTCTGGCCACTCTGTGGATATTCTTTAGTTCTGGTATTATATTATTGAGTACTCTATATTATTTCTTTGTGTGATATGAACTCCCATCTGAAATGTACACAATAAGCAGAGATTAATTAATCTTCTCCATTGGGCGATAAATTGATATATTCTTCCTTCCTGAAAGTGCATGTAACAGTTTTAACATAAATTCCATGGATTTACTCTTCATCAGGGAGAAAGAATTGGCTGCTGTCAAGATCAACCCTACTGATGTTGAAATTATTGCCAACGAACTTGAGGTGCCCATCCTAAACTTTGATTGACAAATAATGTTTAGTTGTTCTAAAAAGCCCGTTCTCAAGTATATCTGAATATGCAGTTGGACAAGAAGATTGCAGAGAGAACCCTTCGAGAGCACAAAGGCGATGCTGTAGCTGCGGTTCGATTCTTGCTGCAGTAAGACGAGAGCTACCAGCATTCAGATGATTTCCTCCAATCCACACAACATGCGAATCAGCTGTACTTTTCTGTACCAATCCTGGAATTTTCTGTCACAGTAAAATGATCATACTTGGCATAAATGTAGAACCTCTCCTGCCATGATGTTTGCAAACTTGTTTCTATTCTCCTATAAAAGCCTGAGGTTTGAAGTTCGTTTGTCTATCCAAAATTTTCATGTACCTGCATTATGTCTTGTTCTACCGGAGTCCGGAGGTTGTAACCTGAAAACACGAGAAACTGGAAAATTTTCCGAAGCAATTGAGAGAACCTCCGAAGTCCGAGCCTTCACGTGTCATAGAAAAGGGGATAAGTGGATCACTCTGCTCAATACATTATGTCATGTTGAAGTGTCTTCAAAGGTAAGAAACATGCAACTTGCATATGCTCGATTGCTTCTGCCTTCTGCACCATCCGGATGTACGCTTGCACGGCTGTTTGCTTGTGGTAGTGGCAATGCCTTGATCAAGGAGCTGCAACGTGCATTAGGTTTCTGTGTGGTTATTTGAAACATACTTTTAGTTCTGGGATCTAGGTAGTTGGGCTTCAAGGTTGATTCTCACTGTGGAACTGAATGTTTTCACATGACATTTTGCAGTGATTGACGAGTCGCTCGGTAATTTGACAGTGAAAATTGTTTGCGTGATCTATGCTTTAGCGATTAAACAATGCACACGAATAGTTTTCGCTCAAGGCCTCAAGCGTCATGAGTAGGCTAGGAGACATTCACAAAACACGTTTCATTCTGACATGTGGGCCGGCCGGCCATAGAGGACCTTTCCTTGTCGCTCGTGCTCTCAACAGAGAATGCGACGAGGTATCACGCCAAGAAGaggcgccgccgcgcacggAACGCCGGAACACGTCGCTTCTTCCACGCGGCACATTGGTATTGGCTGGACCCCGTTCCTGCGAGCACTATTGGTCAGCCGCTGTGAGCCACGCAAGCACACGTGTACGCCGCGTGTCTCGTCACTTCCCCCGGTCCCAGCCGTCAGACAAACGACTCGCCCTCCGGTAGCCTCACTGGAGGTGACGGCACCCTACCTTCCTGCTCTTTAAGCGCGGTGCATTCCACGCTCGCTATCCACCAGGAGGTTTTCGGGACAGGAGAATCGGCGGGAGGTTCTAGAAGTTTCCAGTTATAGTGGTGGGCGTTCGCTCGCCGTCGACGGTGATGGCCGTCCTTGAGAGGTCGTCGTCCACCGCCGCGGTTGCCGTCGCGGCCCTGATCGCGCTCGCGTccgtggccgccgtcgccggcgaggtctTCTTCCAGGAGAAGTTCGACGGTAAAACACCCGGATCTCACCCGTCTATTCATGATCTCTAGATCTAGTGAGACAATCAGACAATGTGCTTGAATTGTTCGTTGGTTCGTGGAGACGTGGAGCGATGCGGCtgtttctgtttttctttttggtcGTCGTTGTTCTGGAGCGCGGTGGCCTCCGTAGAGGCCAGCGCGCGCCGTTTGTTTGGACGCGAGGAATCTCGAGCGGAACTCGTCGATCCCTCGGTCACGAAGTGTGTTCCTTgtgcatttcgtttgtatttgacACTGACTTTTGGTCGCGTGCATGGATCACCCTGTTTCTGTGGCAGTCGCATACTCGCATGGCTTTCACTCTTTATTTTCCTGGAATTTCGGCAATTCCATAAGTTCTCATGTTGTGGCCTGGGTTTAGGGTTTATGCGTTCAAAATTTCGACCCTATGATTTGCGATCTGATGTTTCTGATCCGGCGTTAAACCCTCGCCGTCTTCCGGGAGCTGTTTATCTGAATTGTGTGATTTGGCAACAGATGGGTGGGAGGATCGGTGGGTCAAGTCCGACTGGAAAAAGGATGACAGCACGGCTGGCGAGTGGAACCACACGTCTGGTAAATGGAATGGAGACGCCGACGACAAAGGTGAGAACCGACATTCAGTGTCACTAACGATCTCTGTTTGTTCTTCCGGCATGCGTGCTAAGTTACAGAGATGTCTGTTTGGGGGTGCAGGTATCCAGACCTCTGAAGACTACAGGTTCTACGCCATTTCAGCGCAGTACCCCGAGTTCAGCAACAAGGACAAGACCCTGGTGCTGCAGTTCTCGGTGAAGCACGAGCAGAAGCTCGACTGCGGTGGTGGCTATGTGAAATTGCTTGGTGGTGATGTCGACCAGAAGAAGTTTGGTGGTGACACTCCATACAGGTGGTGATTGGTCAATGTCGCATATTCAAGCCATAGCATCTTAGTCTGGTTTTCTGATCACGATTTATCTGTGACTGTCACATGCAGCATCATGTTTGGGCCGGATATCTGTGGGTATGCCACCAAGAAGGTCCATGCTATCCTTACTAGGAACGGCAAGAACCATTTGATCAAGAAGGAGGTGCCATGTGAGACCGATCAGCTGACACATGTTTATACTCTGATCATCCGTCCTGATGCCACATACAGCATTCTCATTGATAACGCTGAGAAGCAATCCGGCAGCATCTATGATGATTGGGATATTCTTCCTCCCAAGCAGATCAAAGATCCTGAAGCCAAGAAGGTGATGTTTAGAGAACGATTCCTGCCTCTGCTGAACAAACTTGGTTGCCCTCTTTTCACAGATGTGCTAATATAGCAATGCTAATGGTTGCAGCCAGAAGACTGGGATGACAAAGAATACATTCCGGATCCTGAGGACAAGAAGCCAGAGGTATCTTTTCCTTTACTGCTACACCTTTAGATGCTCTGTCAGTacttgtgtttttttttgtttttttgaccAATTCACTTTACTGGCCTTTTGGTATGGAAGTCAGCGCTCTATTGTCTCCATTATTTTCTGTAACTCTTAAAGCTTTAACTTAAAATTGTCATTTATTAATAGGGCAGCACGATCATGTATTGCAGTACTATAAGCAGCCTGCTTTCACCAAATATCTTTATTGCTGTTGGTGTCTGACTCAGATTGTTCTTTGCAGGGTTATGATGATATTCCCAAGGAAATTCCTGACCCTGATGCAAAGAAGGTGCATATTTTTCTTATTGCATAGTATGCACATCAGCTGTGATCCGATCATCAACAGGCGTTCAATTTAACATTCTTTAATACCCGTTGCAGCCAGAGGACTgggatgatgaggaagatggtGAATGGACAGCCCCAACCATTCCTAACCCTGAGTACAAAGGACCATGGAAGCAAAAGGTATGAAGATGACTAGGTGGATTAATTATGCTGGACAAGCTGCAGTGTACCACGCTACAACTGCTGACATGGGTTTATTTTTTGTTATTCAGAAAATTAAGAACCCTGACTACAAGGGCAAGTGGAAGGCTCCTTTGATTGACAACCCAGGTATATTACCTTTTTAATTTTGAAAATCGACAATATCAACTTGATGATAAACCTGCTGTGGTGCTGTCCATTTCACCTTTTCTTCTTATTAAGAAAGTTCATGCTAAATTGTTTTCTTGGTGTACAGATTACAAGGATGATCCTTACATCTACGCTTTTGACAGTTTGAAGCACATTGGCATTGAGCTGTGGCAGGTTAGAGCTGTACTTTATGAATATAATGAGTTATTTTTCTGGAGGGCCACTAATTTTCGTGCTCTCACCAGGttaaatcaggaactttgttcGACAACATTCTGATCACTGATGACCCTGAGTACGCCAAGAAGTTTGCGGAGGAGACCTGGGGCAAGCACAAAGATGTATGTCAGTTTGTCTATCTAGGGTTAATGTTGTGTACGTTTCATGTCTAATTGTGTAAAACTAAATAATGATTTGCTGCAGGCTGAGAAGGCTGCCTTTGACGAGGTTGAGAAAAAGAGGCTTGAGGAGGTATGGAGAATCACACACTCCATTTTATGTGCAGTGCCATCCTCTGATGAAACAAAATCAAATGCATTCAGTTCTGTATTAACTTGCCAATGTTCCTCTTTGCCAGGAATCTGCAAGCACTAAGGACGAAGACGATGCGGATGTACGCTCGGgatttatttgtttgttttaCTAAAATTTCTACCTATATACCTGCCAATCGTTTATTAACGCCAATTCGCCAAATGGCATATTGTTGTGCATATGgcaggaggatgaggatgaagcGGACGATGACAAGGCTGACACCGCCGCTGAGGAGGCCAAGGACTCTGCTGATGCGAAACCAGAGGACGGCAAGGTCGCTGCTGATGAGAAGCGGACGGAGGACAGCAAGGATGCTTCTGCTGAggagaagaaacatgtgcgTTAAGTTCCCTACAACTTTGCCTATCTCATATTACGATTCACTTTATTTTGCTTCCATTCAAGTTTTAACGTTCCTTCCTGTTTATGGCCGTGCAGGACGAGCTCTAGAGTGTGCGGATGAAGAGCAGAAGAGGCGAATACAGGCTCTCAAATTCCCTGTTCCGGTCTCAGCTGGAGTTTTTACTGCCTTACTGGTAGTGGTAGGGTTACCATCCGAATAGAAGAAAGCCATGCGTCTCGACATGGCGAGGTAGTCCGTCCCTGTACAACGCTAGAGAACGAAAGAAACAAATTCGGCAATGGCCATTTTGGTGTCTTTTCCCTCCATGTGAGGAGTAGGCAGACATCGAGCAACAAAGTTTTCGTCAGTATCGGATATCCTTTGCTCGTCCTCTTTAATTATTCGCATTTTATGGCTGAAATCGTCAGCGTTTTTTTCTGTCGGGTACGGACCGATCCGGCAATTTGTTTGGTCTCGTATAATCCTTGCTGGCACGAGACGAAACAGGTCTTGCCTATGCTTATCCTCACTCCATTAGCAGCTAGCTAATGGAGCCTTACGCATGCTTGTTTTATTCCTCGAGCATTTGGTACATTAATGCCAACGCCGGACGCGACGTGCACCGGTTGGTAGCGTCGTTTTATTGTAGATTGGTAATGGCTGGAGCACAGAAAGTTCTGAAATTATGAAAGTACGTGACTAGCTCGTTGATAAGTTGTTAATGGAGACAGCGCAGgggcatttttttttgtgatcataAAGTTAAGAACTATAAAAAGGACAGTAACCTGCAGTGGAAACTTTTTTGGATAGTACTTGTAGTTCTagatttttctctttttctgtGAGAGGACAGTACTCGTATATAGGTAGCGTGCAATAATGGTCAGGGCCCTCGTCTTTACGGGCCTATAAGCCCATTATctgatttttttctattttttattttagtgtttTGCAAATATATATGTTCTAAAAAATTGCAAACCTATACGCATATAGCGGCTTCAAACGGTTATATGCATATtgatttgtaattttttattagaatatatattttgcaaaatattaaaataaaaatatataaaaataaaaaaatcccatTATCTCAACCTATACAAGAAAAAGAGGCCCATTTAGCTGAAAAGCCGAAAGGCCAGCAGCGAGCTGACTAGTCAGAACTCGAAACATTTGCTTCTCCGTCATCTCCACCTCATCGACACCTCGGAGGCTCCGATCCaccacaaaaaataaaaaataaaaaagctcTGCCTGCCATGGCGTctgcggcggcgcagaggcTCCTCGCGTCGAGCACAAAGATCATCGGCGTCGGGCGCAACTACGTCGCCCACGCCAAGGAACTCGGCAACCCAGTCCCCAAGGTCCGCGCCACTCCCATCCGATCCCCAAACACTCCCGTGATTCTAACCTCCATCGCGCTGGCTCCCCGCCTTCTTCCCCCGCGGCCTCTGATTTGATCCCGCGGCGCTGCCCGTGTGATGGGTGTTTTGCAGGAGCCCGTTCTGTTCCTGAAGCCGACCTCGTCATTCCTCCACGCTGGCGTGTCCACCGCCGCCATCGAGATCCCGGAGCCGCTCGAGTCGCTGCACCACGAGGTCGAGCTCGGCGTCGTCATCTCCCGGCGCGGGCGCGATGTCCCCGAGGCGTCAGCTATG is a genomic window containing:
- the LOC117839437 gene encoding uncharacterized protein, whose translation is MGAAGDEKAAAAAGGAAAEGEAAVDSKDLQQQSKALDKLTDHVEDRQLDSSRVQSAMAALASSKEADWNAMRLREKELAAVKINPTDVEIIANELELDKKIAERTLREHKGDAVAAVRFLLQ
- the LOC117839436 gene encoding calreticulin is translated as MAVLERSSSTAAVAVAALIALASVAAVAGEVFFQEKFDDGWEDRWVKSDWKKDDSTAGEWNHTSGKWNGDADDKGIQTSEDYRFYAISAQYPEFSNKDKTLVLQFSVKHEQKLDCGGGYVKLLGGDVDQKKFGGDTPYSIMFGPDICGYATKKVHAILTRNGKNHLIKKEVPCETDQLTHVYTLIIRPDATYSILIDNAEKQSGSIYDDWDILPPKQIKDPEAKKPEDWDDKEYIPDPEDKKPEGYDDIPKEIPDPDAKKPEDWDDEEDGEWTAPTIPNPEYKGPWKQKKIKNPDYKGKWKAPLIDNPDYKDDPYIYAFDSLKHIGIELWQVKSGTLFDNILITDDPEYAKKFAEETWGKHKDAEKAAFDEVEKKRLEEESASTKDEDDADEDEDEADDDKADTAAEEAKDSADAKPEDGKVAADEKRTEDSKDASAEEKKHDEL